From one Methylomonas paludis genomic stretch:
- a CDS encoding phosphoketolase family protein, whose translation MFKQNGAAQHPIAELGGSATTLSPQELDNIDAYWRAANYLSVGQIYLFDNPLLSRPLQLSDVKHMLLGHWGTTPGQNFIYAHLNRVINKYDLDMIYVSGPGHGGPAVVANTYLEGSYSEIYPNISQNTAGLQKLFLQFSFPGGIPSHASPECPGSIHEGGELGYSLSHAFGAVFDNPELIVACVVGDGEAETGPLATAWHGNKFVNPVNDGAVLPILHLNGYKISNPTLLARISRVELEQLLRGYGWTPYFVEGDDPVLMHEAMAATLDQVIEQIKHIQLQARQQHEVSRPRWPMIVLASPKGWTGPKVVDGLQIEGTFRAHQVPLSDPAKHPGHLKLLEDWLRSYRPEQLFDAQGRLKPELAALAPKGNRRMGANPHANGGILLRDLIMPDFRDYAEQVPQPGSPGVGDVHVLGPFLRDVAKFNLEQRNFRVFGPDETLSNGLEALFQVSNRQWDAALQENDEFLAPAGRVVDSMLSEHQCEGWLEGYLLTGRHGIFNCYEAFIHIIDSMFNQHAKWLKVTAELPWRRKIASLNYLLASHVWRQDHNGFTHQDPGFIDHVVNKKAEIVRVYLPPDANCLLSVMDHCLRSRHYVNLVIAGKHPAPQWLSMEAAVLHCTQGIGIWEWAGNAENLEADLIMACCGDVPTLETLAAVAILREHLPEIKIRVVNVVDLMKLQPPREHPHGLPDQDFDDLFSKDKPVIFAFHAYPWLIHRLTYRRTNHANIHVRGYKEEGTITTPFDMTVLNDLDRFHLAIDAIDRLPQTGGKGVTLKQQLQNKLVEHKQYIDKHGTDMPEIRNWVWTQAVSGATT comes from the coding sequence ATGTTTAAGCAAAACGGGGCCGCTCAGCACCCTATAGCAGAGCTGGGCGGGTCTGCCACAACGCTGAGTCCGCAGGAACTGGATAATATCGATGCATATTGGCGTGCAGCCAATTATCTATCGGTAGGGCAGATTTATTTGTTTGATAATCCCTTGCTGAGCCGGCCTTTACAGCTTAGTGATGTCAAACATATGCTGCTGGGTCATTGGGGAACGACGCCTGGTCAGAATTTTATTTATGCGCATCTGAACCGGGTGATCAATAAATACGATCTGGACATGATTTATGTGTCCGGCCCTGGCCACGGTGGCCCGGCGGTGGTTGCCAACACTTATCTGGAAGGCAGTTACAGCGAAATTTATCCTAATATCAGTCAGAACACTGCCGGACTGCAAAAACTGTTTTTACAGTTTTCGTTTCCCGGCGGTATTCCCAGTCATGCTTCGCCGGAATGTCCGGGTTCGATCCATGAGGGCGGGGAACTGGGGTATTCGCTGAGCCACGCCTTCGGTGCGGTGTTTGATAATCCGGAGTTGATCGTGGCCTGTGTGGTTGGCGATGGCGAAGCGGAGACCGGACCATTGGCTACGGCCTGGCATGGTAATAAGTTTGTCAATCCGGTCAATGATGGCGCGGTACTGCCGATTTTGCATTTGAACGGTTATAAAATTTCCAATCCCACGCTGCTGGCAAGGATCAGCCGGGTGGAATTGGAGCAATTATTACGCGGCTACGGCTGGACGCCTTATTTTGTGGAGGGCGATGATCCGGTGCTGATGCATGAGGCAATGGCCGCCACTCTGGATCAGGTTATTGAGCAGATTAAACATATCCAGTTGCAGGCCCGCCAACAGCATGAAGTAAGCCGGCCGCGCTGGCCGATGATAGTGCTGGCTTCCCCCAAGGGTTGGACTGGCCCTAAAGTTGTGGATGGTCTGCAAATAGAAGGCACTTTTCGCGCTCATCAGGTGCCGCTGTCCGATCCGGCCAAGCATCCTGGTCACTTAAAATTACTGGAGGACTGGTTGCGCAGCTACCGGCCCGAACAATTGTTCGATGCCCAAGGCCGTTTGAAACCGGAATTGGCTGCCTTGGCGCCAAAAGGCAATCGGCGCATGGGCGCCAATCCTCATGCCAATGGCGGCATTTTGCTGCGCGATCTGATCATGCCGGATTTTCGCGATTATGCCGAACAGGTGCCGCAGCCCGGCAGCCCCGGCGTCGGCGATGTGCATGTATTGGGGCCGTTCCTGCGGGATGTGGCCAAGTTTAATCTGGAACAGCGCAATTTCCGGGTATTCGGCCCGGACGAAACCTTATCCAATGGTTTGGAAGCCCTGTTTCAGGTCAGCAACCGCCAATGGGATGCGGCGCTGCAGGAAAATGATGAATTTCTGGCGCCGGCTGGGCGGGTGGTGGATTCCATGCTCAGTGAACATCAATGTGAAGGCTGGCTGGAAGGTTATTTGCTGACTGGTCGGCACGGCATTTTTAATTGTTATGAAGCGTTTATTCACATCATTGATTCCATGTTCAATCAGCATGCCAAATGGCTGAAGGTGACGGCTGAGTTACCTTGGCGGCGTAAAATCGCTTCCTTGAATTATCTGTTGGCCTCGCATGTCTGGCGTCAGGATCATAATGGTTTTACCCATCAGGACCCCGGTTTTATTGACCATGTGGTGAATAAAAAAGCCGAAATTGTCCGGGTCTATCTGCCGCCGGATGCCAATTGCCTGTTGTCGGTGATGGATCACTGTTTGCGCAGCCGCCATTACGTCAATCTGGTCATTGCCGGTAAACACCCGGCACCGCAATGGCTGAGTATGGAAGCGGCAGTGCTGCATTGCACTCAGGGCATCGGTATTTGGGAATGGGCCGGCAATGCCGAAAACCTGGAGGCTGATCTGATCATGGCCTGCTGCGGTGATGTGCCGACCCTGGAGACTCTGGCGGCGGTAGCGATTTTGCGTGAACATTTGCCGGAGATAAAAATCCGCGTGGTTAATGTGGTTGATCTGATGAAGCTGCAACCGCCGCGCGAACATCCGCATGGTTTGCCTGATCAGGATTTTGATGATTTGTTCAGCAAGGACAAACCGGTCATTTTTGCCTTCCACGCCTACCCCTGGCTGATCCACCGTCTGACTTACCGGCGCACTAATCACGCCAATATCCATGTCCGTGGTTATAAGGAGGAGGGCACTATTACCACGCCGTTTGATATGACGGTGCTGAACGATTTGGACCGCTTTCATCTGGCCATAGATGCCATAGACCGTTTGCCGCAGACCGGCGGCAAAGGTGTGACGCTGAAACAGCAGTTACAGAATAAACTGGTGGAACATAAGCAGTATATTGATAAACACGGCACAGACATGCCGGAAATTCGTAACTGGGTATGGACTCAAGCGGTATCGGGAGCGACCACATGA
- a CDS encoding SEL1-like repeat protein produces the protein MQVLNGHFGVLVSAKLNSDGHVAATSSEDGTARLWNADSGEQLHILNGRDEIDMLAQIKPDDMQRITKFVYSVKFNQDGSRVLTIAADGIARLWNVASGLKLFELEGVGYDENAAQFTADGKRIFTTLINEVKIWNAENGAELQVLKGREYNFNLARFSGDGQRIVTASDDNTVRLWDADTGKVLLELTGHTAEVNAAEFTQNAQKLVTASRDGTIRLWDLANFQAKVQIDYARAAELEVLSPEQRDKLFLSQQDTAEMAGQNACDALAAEPFDTDNPNFRKIKYQEIEAKQAIPACRQAVAEDSHTIRYQFQLALALKQDNQYDEALQLADQACEKSYAAACRLAAQLVGAAQGTPANPSRALELFKRAATLGNLAAANELAQLFWDGLNLPDDHLTIPVDRPAALQLWDNAANKGIPQALAALAQRYELGEELPKDLEKALYYHALSAKQFEFYGLNDLAKFEASRRGSLARRMNPELVAGIWHKQVIPWQPTQ, from the coding sequence TTGCAGGTATTGAACGGACATTTTGGTGTCCTGGTGTCGGCAAAATTAAACTCGGACGGCCATGTTGCCGCTACAAGCTCTGAGGATGGCACAGCCAGATTATGGAATGCCGATAGTGGCGAGCAACTGCATATTCTGAATGGTCGTGACGAGATAGACATGCTGGCACAAATAAAACCTGACGACATGCAACGCATTACTAAATTTGTGTATTCCGTCAAATTTAATCAGGACGGCTCGCGTGTGCTTACTATAGCGGCCGATGGCATAGCCCGTTTATGGAACGTCGCAAGCGGATTAAAGCTGTTTGAGTTAGAGGGAGTTGGTTATGATGAAAACGCTGCCCAATTCACTGCAGATGGTAAACGTATATTCACAACTTTAATAAATGAAGTAAAGATTTGGAATGCTGAAAATGGTGCAGAACTTCAAGTACTAAAAGGGCGTGAATATAATTTCAATCTGGCGCGGTTTAGTGGGGACGGACAGCGGATAGTGACAGCCTCGGATGACAATACAGTCCGCCTCTGGGATGCCGATACCGGTAAAGTGCTTTTAGAATTGACTGGGCATACAGCTGAGGTTAACGCCGCAGAATTCACTCAAAACGCCCAGAAGCTGGTGACGGCGTCAAGAGATGGTACTATCCGACTCTGGGATCTGGCAAACTTTCAGGCTAAGGTGCAAATCGACTATGCGCGCGCCGCAGAGTTGGAAGTCTTAAGTCCGGAACAGCGTGACAAGTTGTTTCTGAGTCAGCAGGATACCGCTGAAATGGCGGGGCAGAATGCCTGCGATGCATTAGCTGCAGAACCATTCGATACCGATAATCCAAATTTCCGCAAAATCAAATATCAAGAAATTGAGGCGAAACAGGCGATACCTGCTTGCCGTCAGGCTGTTGCTGAAGATAGCCACACCATCCGCTATCAATTTCAGTTGGCATTAGCCCTTAAGCAAGACAATCAGTATGACGAGGCTTTGCAACTGGCCGATCAAGCCTGTGAAAAATCGTATGCGGCTGCTTGTAGGCTTGCTGCGCAACTAGTCGGCGCTGCCCAGGGAACTCCGGCTAACCCAAGCCGAGCGCTGGAATTGTTCAAGCGTGCCGCTACCCTCGGCAATCTGGCTGCGGCCAACGAATTGGCTCAGCTTTTCTGGGATGGGCTTAATCTCCCCGACGACCATCTTACTATTCCAGTTGATCGTCCGGCTGCCCTGCAGCTTTGGGACAATGCGGCTAATAAGGGCATTCCTCAAGCACTTGCAGCGCTTGCCCAGCGGTATGAATTGGGTGAAGAATTGCCGAAAGACTTAGAAAAAGCACTTTATTACCACGCGCTCTCCGCCAAACAATTTGAGTTTTACGGCTTAAATGACCTTGCAAAGTTTGAGGCGTCTCGCCGCGGCTCCCTTGCTCGCAGAATGAACCCCGAGTTGGTAGCCGGTATTTGGCATAAGCAGGTGATTCCCTGGCAGCCAACTCAATAA
- a CDS encoding NACHT and WD repeat domain-containing protein: MIEQLGRELANYCKIEPVLWERQPLKANHHFQNPVNIPAPHTTDIAIVILWLRLGVFLPAPTFLGAKTGRVVTGTEWEFEDAFNANQEQGAPELLVYRKTAASLVIVGDESEQRNIQKKLVDDFIARWFVNKDDGNFRAASHCFSGPTEFEEMLYTHLRALLLQRIGNPADLNSVHWHKGSPFRGLESFDTEHAQIFFGRRRIRNDIRDAIYQQIKLGRSILMVMGASGSGKSSLVKAGLIPDLMLPGMLPNVGLVRWVVMRPKGEPMTALHNALLASTALPELAQSLSQLINAAPPQLAVIVSDGLAAVSRAAQLAEPWVSRLILVVDQFEEIFDTTINSEVRDAFIASLAALALKGDVLIIATMRSDFYPLLEQMPALVSITAGPGRFLLLPPDDAEIGEIILGPAQEAGLVFETQPETQGALNEKLRQDAAAEPGILPLLEFTLYKAVFSPDGSKLAIVDFNYTVHLLNAKTMAELLVMKGSHAGYIRSIAFSGAGHRLITASED, encoded by the coding sequence GTGATAGAGCAACTGGGTCGTGAATTAGCGAATTATTGTAAGATAGAACCAGTGCTTTGGGAGAGACAACCCTTAAAAGCCAATCATCATTTCCAAAATCCCGTCAATATTCCTGCACCACACACCACTGATATTGCAATTGTTATTCTGTGGTTGCGACTTGGGGTTTTCTTGCCGGCGCCAACTTTTTTGGGCGCCAAAACCGGACGTGTTGTTACCGGCACTGAGTGGGAGTTTGAGGATGCTTTCAATGCGAATCAGGAACAAGGTGCGCCGGAACTCCTGGTGTATCGTAAAACCGCTGCTAGTCTGGTAATTGTTGGAGATGAATCCGAACAAAGAAATATCCAAAAAAAATTAGTCGATGATTTTATCGCCCGCTGGTTTGTAAATAAAGATGACGGCAACTTTCGCGCCGCAAGTCACTGCTTTAGTGGTCCAACGGAATTTGAAGAAATGCTCTATACCCATTTACGGGCGCTGCTTTTGCAGCGGATAGGCAATCCAGCGGATTTGAATTCCGTGCATTGGCATAAAGGGTCGCCCTTTCGTGGCCTGGAATCCTTTGATACAGAGCATGCGCAAATATTCTTCGGTCGGCGGCGGATTCGGAACGATATTCGCGATGCAATTTATCAGCAGATCAAATTAGGACGCTCGATTCTGATGGTGATGGGGGCGTCCGGTTCGGGTAAGTCATCGTTAGTAAAAGCCGGCCTTATTCCTGACTTGATGTTGCCGGGCATGTTACCAAATGTAGGATTGGTACGTTGGGTGGTCATGCGTCCAAAAGGTGAGCCAATGACCGCGCTGCATAATGCCTTGCTGGCCTCCACCGCGCTACCGGAACTGGCGCAGTCACTAAGTCAGTTAATCAACGCAGCGCCACCACAATTGGCCGTAATAGTTTCTGATGGATTAGCAGCTGTTTCAAGGGCTGCGCAACTGGCTGAGCCTTGGGTGTCGCGACTAATATTAGTGGTAGATCAATTTGAGGAAATATTCGACACCACCATTAATTCCGAGGTTCGTGACGCTTTTATCGCTAGCTTGGCAGCATTGGCCTTAAAGGGCGATGTACTAATTATTGCGACTATGCGTAGCGATTTCTATCCCTTATTGGAACAAATGCCCGCTCTTGTTAGTATAACCGCCGGGCCGGGGCGTTTTCTATTACTACCGCCGGATGATGCCGAAATTGGTGAAATCATATTAGGTCCAGCCCAAGAAGCCGGTTTAGTTTTTGAAACTCAACCCGAAACACAGGGCGCGCTTAACGAAAAATTGCGTCAGGATGCAGCCGCCGAACCGGGCATACTCCCGTTATTGGAGTTTACTTTATATAAGGCAGTATTCAGTCCTGATGGGAGTAAGCTGGCTATCGTTGACTTTAATTATACTGTGCACCTGCTAAATGCTAAAACCATGGCTGAGTTGCTGGTGATGAAAGGTAGTCATGCCGGTTATATCAGATCGATAGCATTTAGCGGCGCTGGCCACCGTTTGATAACAGCCTCAGAGGATTAA
- a CDS encoding general stress protein has product MSVKESSAVGVFNTHLDAESAVKELQKSGYDMKKLSVVGKDYHSEENVVGYYNTGDRMATWGKFGLFWGWLWGLLFGSAFFLIPGIGPVMVGGPLVSWILGALELSVITGGLTAFGGALASIGIPKDSVIRYETALKADKFVLIVHGTLMEVEKAKSILLSNKAEAADVHEYATAHHVM; this is encoded by the coding sequence ATGTCTGTGAAAGAAAGTTCAGCTGTTGGCGTGTTTAATACGCATCTTGATGCAGAAAGCGCGGTCAAGGAATTGCAAAAATCCGGTTACGATATGAAGAAGCTTTCCGTGGTGGGTAAGGATTACCATAGTGAAGAAAATGTGGTCGGTTATTACAACACCGGTGACCGCATGGCGACCTGGGGCAAGTTTGGTTTGTTCTGGGGCTGGTTGTGGGGCTTGTTGTTTGGTTCGGCATTTTTTCTGATTCCGGGCATCGGCCCGGTGATGGTGGGTGGTCCTTTGGTGAGCTGGATTCTGGGTGCGCTGGAATTATCGGTGATTACCGGTGGCCTGACTGCTTTTGGTGGGGCGCTGGCCAGTATTGGTATTCCTAAAGATAGCGTGATTCGCTACGAAACTGCGCTGAAAGCCGATAAATTTGTGCTGATTGTGCACGGTACACTGATGGAAGTTGAAAAAGCCAAAAGTATTTTGTTGTCTAACAAAGCCGAAGCAGCTGATGTTCATGAATATGCTACTGCTCACCACGTCATGTAA
- a CDS encoding endonuclease/exonuclease/phosphatase family protein, which yields MLADITLFMTLQALSVLSYNMHKGFSVGNRSFVLPEIRLALHKVNADLVFLQEIQGQHLQNARQIAGWPELSQIEYLAKDLWPYHAYAKNAVYEHGHHGNAILSKYPFVSWENLNVSPFSWASRSVLHASIQLPGLSNPVHIICIHFGLLARERRRQMAMLCRRINSHVPRDAVLIIAGDFNDWSEQANRQFHHSLGLREVFQVMQGSHVQSFPVWLPIFRMDRIYYRGLKPIDCAGLTASPWRLLSDHAALTANFSLTSN from the coding sequence ATGCTGGCTGATATCACCCTATTTATGACCCTGCAGGCACTGTCGGTATTAAGCTATAACATGCATAAAGGCTTTAGTGTCGGCAATCGGAGTTTTGTGCTGCCCGAAATTCGACTAGCCTTGCATAAAGTCAATGCCGACCTGGTGTTTTTACAGGAAATTCAAGGCCAGCACCTGCAAAATGCCCGGCAAATAGCCGGCTGGCCCGAGCTTTCTCAAATAGAATATCTGGCCAAAGACCTATGGCCATATCACGCTTACGCCAAAAATGCCGTTTACGAACATGGACATCACGGCAATGCAATTCTGAGTAAATATCCATTTGTGAGCTGGGAAAACCTCAACGTCTCACCATTCAGCTGGGCCAGCCGCAGTGTATTGCATGCCAGCATCCAGCTGCCGGGACTAAGCAACCCCGTCCATATCATCTGTATACATTTTGGTTTGCTGGCCAGAGAGCGCCGCCGGCAAATGGCCATGCTCTGCCGGCGTATTAACAGCCATGTGCCGCGTGATGCGGTATTAATAATTGCCGGTGATTTTAATGACTGGTCAGAACAGGCAAATCGGCAGTTCCATCACAGCCTGGGCTTGCGCGAAGTGTTTCAGGTCATGCAGGGCAGCCATGTGCAAAGCTTTCCGGTCTGGCTACCCATTTTCAGGATGGATCGCATCTATTACCGCGGACTTAAACCCATAGACTGTGCCGGTCTCACCGCATCACCCTGGCGCTTGTTATCAGACCACGCCGCATTGACCGCAAACTTTAGCCTCACCTCAAACTAA
- the pgi gene encoding glucose-6-phosphate isomerase: MNQSLQRQLTGFETHISDQVPAPLTRRKTWLALESHHARIKDTDLRTLFSDDPQRGERMLLEATGIYFDFSKQRLTAETVLLLMELAHESGLRHRINAMFAGENINVSEQRPALHIALRAPASAVIMVDGVDVVNQVHKVLDKMTDFAVGLRNDLICGYTGKPIRNIINIGIGGSHLGPAMACQALRHYSKRDLNIQFIANVDATQFLETTADLNPEETLFIIVSKTFTTQETMLNAQAAKAWLLAGLKNPQALACHLVGVSAHAGNVAAFGIAPAYSFEIWDWVGGRYSLCSAVGLAVMIAIGPTNFRAMLAGFQQMDEHFRSAPFDCNLPVLMGLLGIWNHNFGAAQTVAVLPYEQYLQGFPAYLQQLFMESNGKSVNNAGEKLDYQTSPIYWGEVGTNGQHSFYQLLHQGTQLIPCDFIGFVEALNPLGKQHELLLANMFAQSEALAFGKTHAEAVQGGTPDWLAPHQTCPGNQPSSTLLLERLSPEALGKLVALYEHSVFTQGVIWDIDSFDQWGVELGKVLAGQIAPELENTQRSSLQLDSSTNNLISLYRRSQQLLETHTL, encoded by the coding sequence ATGAATCAGAGTTTACAAAGACAATTAACCGGTTTTGAAACCCATATCAGTGATCAGGTACCGGCCCCACTGACTCGACGTAAAACCTGGCTGGCGCTTGAAAGCCATCATGCCAGAATCAAGGATACTGATTTGCGCACCCTGTTTAGCGATGATCCGCAACGCGGGGAACGCATGCTGCTGGAAGCGACTGGGATTTATTTTGATTTTTCCAAGCAACGCCTCACTGCTGAAACCGTATTGCTGCTGATGGAATTGGCTCATGAATCCGGTTTGCGTCATCGTATCAACGCCATGTTTGCGGGCGAAAATATCAATGTGTCTGAACAGCGGCCGGCACTGCATATTGCTTTACGTGCGCCAGCCAGTGCGGTGATTATGGTGGATGGTGTTGATGTCGTCAATCAGGTACATAAGGTGCTGGATAAAATGACGGATTTTGCGGTTGGCCTGAGGAATGACCTTATCTGCGGCTATACTGGCAAACCCATTCGCAATATTATCAACATCGGTATCGGCGGTTCGCATCTGGGACCGGCGATGGCCTGTCAGGCTTTGCGCCATTACAGCAAGCGCGATCTGAACATTCAGTTTATTGCCAATGTAGATGCCACTCAGTTTTTAGAAACCACTGCCGATCTGAATCCGGAAGAGACTTTGTTTATTATTGTCTCCAAAACCTTTACCACTCAGGAAACCATGTTGAATGCCCAGGCCGCCAAAGCCTGGCTGCTGGCAGGTTTAAAAAATCCGCAGGCCCTGGCCTGTCATTTGGTTGGTGTATCCGCTCATGCCGGTAATGTGGCTGCGTTCGGCATTGCTCCGGCTTATAGTTTTGAGATTTGGGATTGGGTAGGTGGCCGTTATTCTTTGTGTTCGGCTGTGGGGCTGGCGGTTATGATAGCCATCGGCCCGACTAATTTCCGTGCCATGCTGGCCGGTTTTCAGCAAATGGATGAACATTTTCGCAGTGCGCCTTTTGACTGCAATCTGCCGGTATTGATGGGTTTGCTGGGGATATGGAATCATAATTTCGGTGCGGCCCAGACCGTGGCGGTTTTACCCTATGAGCAGTATTTACAGGGGTTTCCGGCCTATCTGCAACAACTGTTTATGGAAAGCAACGGCAAAAGCGTGAATAATGCCGGCGAGAAACTGGACTATCAGACCAGCCCTATTTATTGGGGAGAAGTCGGCACCAATGGCCAGCACTCGTTTTATCAGCTTTTGCATCAGGGTACGCAGTTAATTCCCTGCGACTTTATCGGCTTTGTTGAAGCGCTTAACCCGCTGGGTAAGCAGCATGAGCTGCTGCTGGCTAATATGTTTGCTCAGTCGGAAGCGCTGGCTTTTGGCAAAACCCACGCCGAAGCAGTGCAGGGCGGCACGCCGGACTGGCTGGCACCCCATCAGACCTGCCCAGGCAATCAACCTTCCAGCACTTTGTTGCTGGAGCGCTTAAGCCCTGAGGCACTGGGCAAACTGGTAGCGCTTTATGAACACAGTGTGTTTACTCAGGGGGTGATCTGGGATATTGATTCTTTTGATCAATGGGGTGTGGAATTGGGTAAAGTTTTGGCCGGTCAAATTGCGCCGGAACTGGAAAATACCCAACGCAGTTCATTGCAACTGGACAGCTCCACTAATAATCTAATCAGTTTGTACCGGCGCAGTCAACAGCTGTTAGAGACGCACACATTATGA
- a CDS encoding histidine phosphatase family protein: MTSALPLRLFLIRHGETEWSVSGRHTGQTDIALTQNGENQARELGSHLLGIKFNQVLTSPLKRARQTCSLVDLPNTPKVDEDLSECDYGDYEGRRSSEVSKARPDWSLFRDGCPNGETSENILERADRLIRRLRSMHGNVALFSHGQFGAALGVRWLDLELIHAQHFPLNTASLSVLSFHPHHLQIPIIAAWNAALP, encoded by the coding sequence ATGACCAGTGCGCTGCCTTTACGCTTGTTTTTGATTCGCCACGGTGAAACTGAGTGGAGTGTATCGGGCCGCCACACTGGCCAGACCGATATTGCCTTGACCCAAAATGGGGAAAATCAGGCCAGGGAATTGGGTAGCCATCTGCTAGGTATCAAGTTTAATCAGGTACTGACCAGTCCTCTGAAACGGGCCAGGCAAACCTGTTCTTTGGTTGATTTACCTAACACGCCGAAGGTGGATGAGGATTTAAGCGAATGTGATTACGGCGACTACGAAGGCCGCCGCTCCAGCGAAGTCAGCAAAGCCCGACCGGACTGGAGTCTGTTTCGGGATGGTTGTCCGAACGGGGAAACCTCGGAGAATATTCTGGAGCGAGCTGATCGGTTGATACGGCGCTTGCGTAGTATGCACGGCAATGTTGCGTTATTTTCTCATGGTCAGTTCGGTGCCGCCTTGGGTGTGCGCTGGCTGGATCTGGAATTGATTCACGCGCAACATTTTCCTTTGAATACTGCTTCGCTGAGTGTGTTGAGTTTTCATCCGCATCATTTGCAAATACCGATAATTGCGGCCTGGAACGCTGCTCTGCCTTAG
- a CDS encoding YfdX family protein, protein MIKPSYKFAVKPVVLLLASLPICLTVQAADKTKPAAPLSIAAQQGAELKKQKLIAEHNQQIIDEAKQAVLGTQQALLDLEKNDAPAALIILQEVTKQLDTILVANPALVLVAADIEVDVIDFDGNAAAIAAKVKQAANLLNHGKLQAGRMVADELASEMDITTASIPLTTYPAIIKDAVVQINAGKVKEAAQLLENALNSLVQQTEIIPLPLLRAETLLLEAATLEQKTDLTKAENRDAVLKLTATAKEKLKIAELLGYGSKADYQPFYQVIDNIKDSINTEKSAATWAKIKLALAELKTKITPAAK, encoded by the coding sequence ATGATCAAGCCTAGTTATAAATTCGCCGTTAAACCTGTTGTGCTGCTACTGGCCAGCTTACCAATTTGCCTAACCGTGCAGGCCGCGGATAAAACTAAACCTGCAGCGCCGTTAAGCATAGCGGCCCAGCAAGGCGCTGAACTGAAAAAACAAAAACTGATTGCCGAACACAATCAGCAGATCATAGACGAAGCCAAGCAAGCGGTATTGGGTACCCAACAGGCCTTGCTGGATTTGGAGAAAAATGATGCGCCCGCTGCGCTGATTATTTTGCAGGAAGTGACCAAACAACTGGACACTATTTTAGTTGCCAATCCCGCTCTGGTGTTGGTAGCCGCTGACATTGAAGTGGATGTGATTGATTTTGACGGCAATGCCGCAGCCATAGCGGCCAAGGTTAAGCAGGCGGCAAATTTGCTTAATCACGGTAAATTGCAGGCCGGTCGTATGGTTGCGGATGAATTGGCCAGTGAAATGGATATTACTACTGCGAGTATTCCGTTGACCACTTATCCGGCGATCATCAAAGATGCGGTGGTGCAGATTAATGCCGGTAAAGTTAAGGAAGCGGCTCAACTGCTGGAAAACGCACTCAACAGCTTGGTTCAACAAACCGAAATCATTCCGCTGCCCTTGTTACGCGCTGAAACCTTATTGCTGGAAGCCGCAACCCTGGAACAAAAAACCGATTTAACTAAAGCTGAAAATCGGGATGCGGTGCTTAAATTAACGGCTACAGCTAAAGAAAAACTGAAAATTGCCGAGCTGTTGGGTTATGGCAGCAAAGCCGATTATCAACCGTTTTATCAGGTGATTGATAATATTAAAGACAGTATTAATACTGAAAAATCGGCGGCTACCTGGGCAAAAATCAAGCTGGCGCTGGCTGAGCTGAAAACCAAGATTACGCCTGCTGCGAAATAA